A window of the Nitrospirota bacterium genome harbors these coding sequences:
- the radA gene encoding DNA repair protein RadA: MSKLKTTYNCQQCGFQSPKWMGRCPECGAWNSLIEEAERGETRWKITGESKSEVLRFSEVSQSEEERLPVGIEEFDRVLGGGLVRGSVTLIGGDPGIGKSTLLLAASSRLARYGNILYVSGEESLAQIKLRGKRLGIRSEALYLLAETSLEEVFLAFKKISPVAVILDSVQTLYSSIMQSPPGSVSQIKEVASQMMVYSKKTGVSSFLVGHVTKDGAIAGPRVLEHIVDTVLYFEGDKGHPYRFLRGVKNRFGSTQEIGVFEMKAEGLVEVKNPSELFLSGRSQNAAGSVVVSSLEGSRPILVELQALVTPGYLGVPRRVANGVDPSRVALLLAILEKRGGLHLQGQDIFINVVGGISLQEPAVDLGILAAVASSFKEIKVDPATLIMGEVGLAGEVRAITDVPLRLREAAKLGFKKALIPMNNLEFISRPFPLEVIPVKTVEEVMRTIFS; the protein is encoded by the coding sequence TTGAGTAAATTAAAAACCACTTACAACTGCCAGCAGTGTGGCTTCCAGAGTCCGAAATGGATGGGCCGATGTCCGGAATGTGGTGCCTGGAACAGTCTGATTGAAGAGGCCGAGCGGGGTGAGACCCGGTGGAAAATAACCGGGGAATCGAAAAGCGAAGTCTTGAGGTTTTCGGAAGTCAGTCAGTCCGAAGAAGAACGCCTGCCGGTAGGAATTGAAGAATTCGACCGGGTCCTGGGCGGGGGTCTGGTACGGGGATCGGTCACACTTATCGGAGGGGATCCCGGGATCGGAAAATCGACACTGCTTCTGGCAGCATCCAGCCGCCTTGCGCGATATGGAAATATCCTCTATGTTTCGGGTGAAGAGTCTCTAGCTCAGATTAAATTGAGAGGAAAGAGACTGGGAATCCGGAGTGAAGCGCTCTATCTTCTCGCTGAAACCTCACTGGAAGAGGTCTTTTTGGCTTTTAAAAAGATTTCCCCTGTGGCAGTGATTCTCGATTCGGTTCAAACCCTTTATTCCTCAATAATGCAATCTCCGCCCGGAAGCGTCAGCCAGATCAAAGAAGTGGCATCCCAAATGATGGTCTACTCTAAAAAAACCGGCGTCTCTTCCTTTCTGGTGGGGCATGTTACAAAAGACGGAGCCATTGCCGGTCCGAGAGTTCTCGAGCATATTGTCGACACGGTCCTCTATTTTGAAGGTGACAAGGGACATCCTTACCGTTTTCTGAGAGGCGTGAAGAACCGTTTCGGCTCGACGCAAGAGATTGGCGTTTTCGAAATGAAAGCGGAGGGACTGGTTGAAGTCAAAAACCCCTCGGAACTCTTCCTTTCGGGAAGGTCTCAAAATGCGGCCGGTTCCGTAGTTGTTTCAAGTTTGGAGGGGTCCCGGCCGATTCTGGTAGAATTGCAGGCTTTGGTAACACCGGGCTATCTCGGGGTGCCTCGTCGCGTGGCAAACGGCGTGGATCCCAGCCGGGTGGCTCTCCTTCTGGCCATACTTGAAAAACGGGGGGGACTCCATTTACAGGGCCAGGATATTTTTATCAATGTCGTCGGCGGAATATCCCTTCAGGAGCCGGCCGTTGATCTCGGAATTCTTGCCGCGGTGGCGTCCAGTTTCAAGGAGATCAAAGTGGATCCCGCAACCTTGATCATGGGTGAAGTTGGACTTGCCGGAGAAGTCCGGGCGATTACGGATGTTCCCCTGCGGCTCAGGGAAGCGGCCAAGCTGGGGTTTAAAAAAGCCCTGATTCCAATGAATAACCTGGAGTTTATTTCCAGGCCCTTTCCATTGGAGGTTATACCGGTTAAAACCGTCGAAGAGGTCATGAGAACGATATTTTCATGA
- a CDS encoding patatin-like phospholipase family protein: MLKRPRVGIALSGGAARCIAHIGVLEVLESEGIGIDLIAGTSGGALVGALYASGHTLREMLTLAFKLSWRGMVKPSFSRQGLIANKNLLKFITQKIGQKDFKDLKIPLAVVAADLRSGEKVILTEGSVADAVTASCSLPVIFSPFHQHGKILVDGGIASNLPVLTLIETMGATMTLGVDVNDRARAFSKLNNLFQIGVHTATLFAKKNTAVEKKFADVVINVDASGISLLDLKKGSLLVKRGRAAAEKQIPLIKRFLADNPQF, from the coding sequence TTGCTAAAAAGGCCGAGAGTAGGAATTGCCCTCAGCGGAGGGGCCGCCAGATGTATCGCCCATATCGGCGTACTGGAGGTACTGGAATCTGAAGGAATCGGAATTGATCTGATTGCGGGAACCAGCGGAGGAGCTCTGGTTGGCGCACTGTATGCGTCGGGGCACACTCTGAGAGAAATGCTAACTCTGGCGTTCAAGCTTTCGTGGAGAGGCATGGTCAAACCCAGTTTTTCCAGACAGGGTCTGATCGCAAACAAGAATCTTCTAAAGTTCATAACTCAAAAAATCGGCCAGAAGGATTTTAAAGATCTTAAAATTCCGCTGGCCGTCGTGGCGGCGGACCTGAGAAGCGGGGAGAAGGTGATTCTGACCGAAGGGTCGGTGGCGGATGCGGTGACGGCAAGTTGCAGCCTCCCGGTCATCTTTTCGCCCTTTCATCAACATGGGAAAATACTGGTGGACGGGGGAATTGCGAGCAACCTTCCTGTCTTGACCCTGATTGAAACGATGGGTGCTACGATGACGCTGGGAGTGGATGTCAATGACCGCGCCAGGGCTTTTTCGAAACTGAATAATTTATTCCAGATCGGGGTCCATACCGCGACGTTATTCGCCAAGAAAAATACGGCAGTTGAAAAAAAATTTGCAGATGTGGTGATCAATGTGGATGCTTCTGGCATTTCTCTTCTCGATCTCAAGAAAGGTTCTCTCCTGGTCAAACGGGGCCGGGCCGCTGCAGAAAAACAGATCCCGTTAATCAAGAGATTCCTGGCGGACAATCCTCAATTTTGA
- a CDS encoding VOC family protein, with protein MKFRLHHIAIQCGNLEKSLLFYEKLLELPVMKREVSPKGRMIVWLRAGDGCLELYGGKPGQTLKREWDSNGVGPLSLGLIVGDLDLAVRKLKSANVSIVKPPYEPVPGERAAMVSGPDGEEIVLLEKPVSC; from the coding sequence ATGAAATTTCGCCTTCACCATATCGCCATTCAGTGTGGCAATCTTGAAAAATCGCTCCTGTTTTATGAAAAACTTTTAGAACTTCCGGTGATGAAAAGAGAGGTCAGTCCCAAAGGAAGAATGATCGTGTGGCTCAGAGCGGGCGATGGGTGCCTCGAGCTTTACGGGGGAAAGCCGGGTCAGACCTTAAAACGAGAATGGGACTCGAACGGGGTGGGCCCCCTCTCCCTTGGACTGATTGTCGGGGACCTTGACCTGGCTGTCCGGAAGCTGAAGTCTGCGAATGTTTCAATTGTAAAGCCTCCGTATGAACCGGTCCCCGGCGAACGGGCAGCCATGGTTTCAGGGCCGGATGGGGAAGAGATTGTTTTGCTGGAGAAACCGGTCAGTTGCTAA
- a CDS encoding DUF507 family protein — MILSDEKISSLTHLILESLIEKKWATLLQEESRVLREIRKMIASELRVQEEIDLLVRQKLASYARRPVEGSPEWDILYRKFFNEEKMKKQR, encoded by the coding sequence ATGATTCTCAGCGATGAAAAAATTTCTTCCTTAACCCACTTGATTCTGGAAAGTCTTATAGAAAAGAAATGGGCAACCCTTCTTCAGGAGGAATCCAGGGTGTTACGAGAGATTCGAAAAATGATTGCCTCGGAATTAAGAGTCCAGGAAGAGATTGATCTCCTCGTTCGGCAAAAACTCGCCTCCTATGCCCGACGTCCGGTTGAAGGGAGTCCTGAATGGGATATTCTGTACAGGAAATTCTTCAATGAAGAAAAAATGAAAAAGCAGAGATAA
- a CDS encoding HAMP domain-containing histidine kinase: MPKVKQPLHPLPLPKKGLLLKFIVSYTILIGAVFLGGGWLLFYHVKNALDEELSKRIIGISEIVSATTSPAYLKKIGPGDEHSYLYNHLLDSIKKIQEKSHVNDIFIFDQSNRIIIDSDEEVPIGNVYQFLKLDQTELEEVWNGKTSSSILYKGKDGKFYKSGYAPIFDDQGQIFAVAGVEAGADFLEILTEFRRNIFLPAFLIFLFIIIVSWLISRSIINPIKQLVASMDRIGKEQDYAKVLVTTEDEIGFLSSRFNDMIDHISEKDALLNERVATLERMSATVAHEIRNPLGAIELNAEFLERKTGDEKLKVITRTIIEEVKNLNGIVTDFLAFSKEPRLNRTPVALEPFLQKIIQMACAAHKEIPVKAKLEIPPDFPLIEIDENEFRKALLNITLNAIESMPEGGNLSISVTLQERKCTLILSDTGHGIPDTVKSMIFNPFFTTKESGTGLGLAIAHKIIAGHQGTLSFLSQVNKGTDFVITIPLRGGQKNEKNINS, from the coding sequence ATGCCTAAAGTCAAACAACCCTTACATCCTCTCCCTCTTCCCAAAAAAGGGCTACTTCTTAAATTTATCGTCTCCTATACGATCCTGATTGGCGCGGTATTTCTGGGAGGCGGTTGGCTCCTTTTCTACCATGTCAAGAATGCCCTGGACGAAGAGCTATCCAAGCGAATTATTGGAATTTCAGAAATCGTTTCAGCGACCACTTCACCCGCTTATCTTAAAAAAATAGGGCCGGGAGATGAACATTCTTATCTCTATAACCACCTGCTCGATTCGATCAAGAAGATCCAGGAAAAATCTCACGTCAACGATATCTTCATATTTGATCAAAGTAACCGGATCATTATTGACTCGGATGAAGAGGTCCCTATCGGAAATGTTTATCAATTCCTTAAACTCGACCAGACAGAACTCGAGGAGGTGTGGAATGGAAAGACTTCATCCTCTATTTTATACAAAGGAAAAGACGGAAAATTTTATAAATCGGGATATGCTCCCATTTTTGACGACCAGGGGCAGATCTTTGCCGTCGCCGGAGTCGAAGCGGGCGCGGATTTTCTTGAAATTTTAACTGAATTCCGAAGGAATATCTTTCTTCCGGCCTTTTTAATATTTCTCTTTATCATTATCGTCAGCTGGCTCATTTCCCGCTCGATCATCAATCCCATCAAACAACTCGTTGCCTCTATGGATCGCATCGGAAAAGAACAGGATTATGCCAAGGTCCTTGTGACAACCGAAGATGAAATTGGCTTCTTGAGCAGCCGATTCAATGATATGATCGACCATATCAGTGAAAAGGACGCCCTGCTAAACGAGAGAGTCGCCACTTTGGAACGAATGTCCGCAACGGTGGCGCATGAAATCAGAAATCCGTTAGGGGCTATCGAACTCAATGCCGAATTTCTGGAAAGAAAAACCGGAGATGAGAAGCTGAAAGTGATTACCAGAACGATTATTGAAGAAGTTAAAAATTTGAACGGTATCGTTACGGACTTTCTCGCCTTTTCTAAAGAGCCGCGATTGAACAGAACCCCGGTCGCGCTGGAACCTTTTCTTCAAAAAATTATCCAGATGGCCTGCGCAGCGCATAAGGAAATTCCAGTCAAGGCAAAACTTGAAATTCCACCCGATTTTCCACTGATTGAAATTGACGAAAACGAATTCAGAAAGGCCCTTCTCAATATTACTTTGAATGCCATCGAATCGATGCCGGAGGGCGGGAATCTTTCCATTTCTGTAACGCTTCAGGAACGCAAATGTACCCTCATTTTATCGGATACCGGGCATGGCATTCCTGACACAGTTAAATCCATGATATTTAACCCGTTTTTTACAACGAAAGAAAGTGGAACCGGGCTGGGTCTGGCAATTGCACATAAGATTATCGCGGGTCACCAGGGAACTCTTTCTTTTCTAAGCCAAGTTAATAAGGGAACCGATTTTGTCATTACGATTCCACTGAGGGGCGGTCAAAAAAATGAAAAAAATATTAATAGCTGA
- a CDS encoding sigma-54-dependent Fis family transcriptional regulator — protein sequence MKKILIAEDKESMRKMLIEVFSEKGYAVTECQDGDEAIEKIGDDVFDIILTDLKMPKKDGIDVLKAAKGKFQETSVIVMTAHGTIENAVEAMRIGAFDYILKPFSLNEIEVKVERAIQRNTLLTRNLVGKDSDDHFGELIGKEENIQKIYRIIEKVAPQPTSVLVLGESGTGKEIVAREIHKRSTRSTKPFVTVNCASLAETLLESELFGHEKGAFTGALFQKNGRFELANGGTLFLDEIGEISPAIQVKLLRFLQEKEFERVGGTKTIKVDVRIIAATNREIKQEVLEKHFREDLYYRLNVVTLKLPPLRERPGDIERLCQHFLKRYNQELNKQHRLSPEVLNLFTKYRWPGNIRELENVIERGVVLSEEEEIRLADIPAEMLEEGIGLKPTLSTDGPLKLPDQMDTLELEILKKTLEENHWNQTKTAKILGLKRSSLQYKMKKYGLI from the coding sequence ATGAAAAAAATATTAATAGCTGAAGATAAAGAATCCATGAGAAAAATGTTAATCGAAGTTTTCTCGGAAAAGGGATATGCCGTCACGGAATGTCAGGACGGGGATGAAGCCATCGAAAAAATAGGCGACGACGTCTTTGACATTATCCTGACAGACCTGAAAATGCCAAAAAAAGATGGCATCGATGTTCTCAAGGCCGCCAAGGGCAAATTTCAAGAAACATCGGTTATTGTCATGACCGCCCATGGCACTATTGAAAATGCGGTGGAAGCGATGCGTATCGGGGCATTTGACTATATCCTAAAGCCGTTTTCATTAAATGAAATCGAGGTGAAGGTCGAAAGAGCAATTCAGAGAAATACGCTCTTGACGAGAAATCTGGTTGGAAAGGACTCCGATGATCACTTTGGCGAACTCATTGGGAAAGAGGAGAACATCCAGAAGATTTACAGGATCATTGAAAAAGTGGCCCCGCAGCCGACCTCTGTTCTGGTTTTGGGCGAAAGTGGCACGGGAAAAGAGATTGTAGCAAGAGAGATTCACAAAAGAAGCACGCGTTCCACAAAGCCGTTTGTGACGGTGAACTGTGCCTCTCTGGCTGAAACACTTCTGGAAAGCGAGCTCTTTGGACATGAAAAAGGAGCATTTACCGGGGCGCTTTTCCAGAAGAACGGCCGATTTGAGCTGGCAAACGGAGGAACCCTTTTTCTGGATGAAATCGGAGAAATCAGTCCTGCGATTCAGGTCAAGCTTTTACGTTTCCTCCAGGAAAAAGAATTCGAACGCGTGGGGGGCACGAAAACGATAAAGGTGGATGTCAGAATTATTGCGGCGACCAATCGGGAAATAAAACAAGAAGTTCTGGAAAAACATTTTAGAGAGGATCTCTACTATCGGTTAAACGTGGTGACCTTAAAACTCCCTCCCCTCAGAGAAAGACCCGGCGATATCGAACGGCTCTGTCAGCATTTCCTCAAGAGGTATAATCAGGAACTTAATAAGCAGCATCGCCTCTCTCCAGAGGTCTTAAACCTCTTCACAAAATACCGTTGGCCGGGAAATATCCGGGAACTGGAAAATGTCATTGAAAGGGGCGTCGTGCTTTCGGAGGAAGAAGAGATCCGGCTGGCGGATATTCCAGCCGAAATGCTTGAAGAAGGCATCGGTCTCAAACCGACCTTATCCACGGATGGGCCGCTCAAACTTCCGGATCAGATGGATACTCTGGAACTGGAAATATTGAAAAAGACACTGGAAGAAAATCACTGGAACCAAACCAAAACCGCAAAGATTCTTGGATTAAAGCGAAGTTCATTACAATACAAAATGAAAAAATATGGTCTTATATAA
- a CDS encoding tetratricopeptide repeat protein, whose translation MKYFKRIFLLAICLITSLFLVNCASRPISQEGYRALEKGNIDEAIRFFKEDLQHNPDDTRARNNLAVAYMRQIRYEDAFNELQKVIAQKPEDARAHYNLALVYYYKRLLNEEIEEYRKCIALLPSHYGAHLNLGHALLSKGDKAGALEQYQWVIEKNPYNAKVNFILGILYSELKEDQKAIKLFSHYLELDPQGPFAKEAKNHLAELGKKPFTPDSSKKSIKENE comes from the coding sequence TTGAAATATTTTAAACGCATCTTTTTATTGGCCATTTGTCTTATCACCTCCCTTTTTCTAGTCAACTGTGCATCCCGTCCGATTTCCCAGGAGGGATACCGGGCTCTAGAAAAAGGAAACATCGACGAAGCGATCCGCTTCTTTAAAGAGGATCTTCAGCATAATCCGGATGACACCCGGGCGAGAAACAATCTCGCGGTCGCCTATATGCGCCAGATACGTTATGAGGACGCTTTTAATGAGCTGCAAAAAGTGATCGCTCAAAAGCCGGAAGACGCAAGAGCCCACTATAATTTGGCGCTCGTGTATTATTACAAAAGACTTCTAAACGAAGAGATTGAGGAATATCGAAAGTGCATCGCTTTGCTCCCTTCCCATTACGGTGCTCATTTAAATCTTGGGCATGCCCTCCTTTCAAAGGGGGATAAGGCCGGGGCATTGGAACAATACCAATGGGTCATTGAGAAAAATCCATACAATGCTAAAGTCAATTTCATTCTCGGAATTCTCTATAGTGAATTAAAAGAGGATCAAAAGGCCATAAAATTATTCAGTCATTATCTCGAGCTTGATCCGCAAGGTCCTTTTGCCAAGGAGGCCAAAAACCATTTGGCAGAACTTGGAAAGAAACCTTTCACTCCTGATTCTTCGAAAAAGTCGATCAAGGAAAATGAATGA